The Oncorhynchus nerka isolate Pitt River linkage group LG12, Oner_Uvic_2.0, whole genome shotgun sequence genome includes a region encoding these proteins:
- the LOC115138045 gene encoding LOW QUALITY PROTEIN: rho guanine nucleotide exchange factor 15-like (The sequence of the model RefSeq protein was modified relative to this genomic sequence to represent the inferred CDS: deleted 2 bases in 1 codon) has protein sequence MSFPEHFTSPLPPRPEAKPRTPISRKMPSSNGAPSTPSQLGEMGSTDHNSGGKVNSIVSKFSHPETTPTTSGDAKLTTNPTLRTRGPRRAPTVKPKPTRHSVQQSGGPDQAPPLPMNRSRILRQAKRETPGGEEGNGITVSRSAPGGKEVERQLIGGVEAEAEHGSDTPLNPCFDWECSCVCHVHMPGMKLVWVPIDEEEKEDEKEEEVKLEREEREWREGTSLAIKRPPTPPKQTQSFPSHFKASIEEEEESIYETTLLMVDPTPRKICHELDIPLIKVQKPVHWSKLSSEDNTSVQSNSDPSQTQTTEDASVAIPPRVSLAQDKSKTPGHNLMPIPRGGIALPQPTAEEWCSLRPSPPNPSASPIVLHRAGNRVPPPQPPKTGISVHSVKQAIKEHEEDGSAEGEEKDTEEDSAPLRTGCFIGWESRQLDVPLYQTYRATVIHKEIRRQTVCRNTSKASADYHMDWPARRGGVGMGAAGVGAVGNGNGAPSATIPLPTLGQSTLWQDRPEVRKSGVLETLSPAQCKYQESMFEVLTSEASYVRSLRVLNEHFLESRELEEVLIIRDRKTLFSNVLRVLEVSESFLMALENRKQESLVFSDICDIIHFHAQHNFPVYIDYVRNQIYQDKTYTSLMKTNVDFATVITRLQESPQCQRLPFISFLLLPFQRITRIKILTENILKRTHLGTKEEQTASNALDSVSKIIEECNTQVGKMKQVEELIHLSKTLEFDKLKAIPIISQTRVLEKRGELQEMAKGSTLFNLGYKFTPVYLFLFNDLLIIATKKGSERFVVLDHAHRTLVQVQPIGDDQVSNPSYEHCFCLTLLENHQGRMMERLMKAPSQSDLHRWIAAFPDPMKPDGDKEEVVYEDWDCPQVQCVEQYVAQQADELNLEATEIINVVRKTNEGWYEGIRLSNGQKGWFPVENAVEITNEHVRRRNLRERYRVIQAASIVTNNMTKTTP, from the exons ATGTCTTTCCCGGAGCACTTCACGTCCCCCTTACCCCCCAGACCAGAGGCCAAACCCCGGACCCCCATCTCTAGAAAAATGCCTTCCTCCAATGgagccccctccaccccctcccagcTCGGAGAGATGGGCAGCACAGACCACAATTCGGGGGGGAAAGTCAACAGCATTGTGAGTAAGTTCAGCCACCCAGAGACTACACCAACCACCAGTGGAGATGCTAAACTAACCACCAATCCAACTCTCCGGACCCGGGGGCCCAGGAGGGCCCCCACAGTCAAACCCAAACCGACCCGGCACTCTGTCCAGCAGTCTGGGGGTCCAGACCAGGCTCCTCCACTGCCCATGAATAGGAGCCGGATCCTGCGGCAGGCCAAAAGAGAGacccctggaggagaggagggaaatggcATCACAGTCAGTCGATCAG CACCTGGCGGAAAGGAGGTAGAGCGACAGCTGATTGGAGGAGTGGAAGCAGAGGCGGAGCACGGTTCAGACACGCCCCTTAACCCATGCTTCGACTGGGAATGCAGCTGTGTTTGCCACGTCCACATGCCCGGCATGAAGCTGGTATGGGTGCCCATCgatgaggaagagaaagaagatgaaaaggaggaggaggttaagctggaaagggaggag agagagtggagggaggggacctccttggccataaaacgcccccccaccccccctaaaCAGACCCAATCTTTCCCAAGCCATTTTAAAGCTtccatagaggaggaggaagagtctaTATATGAAACTACTCTACTAATGGTGGATCCAACACCTAGAAAGATCTGTCATGAACTGGACATTCCCCTTATCAAGGTTCAGAAACCTGTCCATTGGTCAAAACTGTCCTCGGAGGACAACACTTCGGTCCAGTCCAATTCGGACCCATCCCAAACCCAGACTACTGAGGATGCCTCCGTGGCTATCCCACCTCGGGTATCTCTCGCCCAGGACAAGTCCAAAACACCCGGCCACAACCTCATGCCCATTCCCAGGGGGGGTATCGCCTTGCCCCAGCCCACCGCGGAGGAATGGTGCTCCCTGCGCCCCTCACCCCCCAATCCTTCCGCCAGTCCCATAGTACTCCACCGGGCGGGCAACAGAGTCCCTCCACCTCAGCCCCCCAAGACAGGCATCTCCGTCCATTCCGTCAAGCAAGCTATAAAAG AACACGAGGAGGATGGAAGcgctgaaggagaggagaaggacacagAAGAAGACAG TGCCCCTCTCAGGACAGGATGCTTTATTGGCTGGGAGTCCAGACAGCTGGATG TGCCTCTGTACCAGACGTACCGTGCTACCGTCATCCACAAGGAGATCCGGCGCCAGACGGTGTGCCGCAACACCAGCAAGGCCAGTGCTGACTACCACATGGACTGGCCTGCACGCCGGGGTGGAGTGGGCATGGGGGCGGCCGGCGTGGGGGCGGTGGGCAATGGCAATGGGGCACCCAGTGCCACTATTCCGTTGCCCACCCTGGGCCAGAGCACCCTTTGGCAGGACCGACCAGAAGTACGGAAAAGTGGGGTGCTGGAGACCCTCAGCCCTGCACAGTGCAAGTACCAGGAG agtaTGTTTGAGGTGTTGACTTCGGAAGCGTCGTACGTGCGTTCCCTACGCGTTCTCAATGAACACTTCCTGGAATCCCGGGAGCTGGAGGAGGTGCTGATCATCCGGGACAGGAAGACTCTCTTCTCCAATGTCCTGCGAGTCCTGGAGGTCagcgagag TTTTCTGATGGCCCTAGAGAACCGTAAGCAAGAGAGTCTGGTGTTCTCCGACATCTGTGACATCATCCATTTCCATGCTCAGCACAACTTCCCGGTCTACATCGACTACGTGCGCAACCAAATCTACCAGGATAAGACTTACACCTCCCTCAT GAAAACCAATGTGGACTTTGCCACGGTCATCACCCGTCTGCAGGAGTCTCCTCAGTGCCAGAGGCTGCCATTCATATCCTTCCTGCTGCTGCCCTTCCAGCGAATCACACGCATCAAGATACTCACCGAG AACATCCTGAAGAGAACACATTTGGGGACGAAAGAAGAGCAGACTGCCTCCAACGCCTTGGACTCTGTTTCTAAG ATCATAGAGGAGTGCAACACCCAGGTGGGAAAGATGAAACAGGTGGAAGAGCTGATCCACCTCTCCAAGACGCTGGAGTTTGACAAGCTCAAG GCCATCCCCATCATTTCCCAAACCCGTGTCTTGGAGAAGCGTGGGGAGTTACAGGAGATGGCCAAAGGGAGCACCCTTTTCAACCTGGGTTACAAGTTCACCCCCgtctacctcttcctcttcaaCGACCTGCTCATCATCGCCACCAAGAAGGG ttCGGAGCGTTTCGTGGTGTTGGACCACGCCCACCGCACCCTGGTCCAGGTTCAGCCAATAGGAGACGACCAGGTCTCCAACCCTAGCTATGAACACTGCTTCTGTCTGACTCTACTGGAGAACCACCAGGGACGCATGATGGAGAGACTGATGAAGGCCCCTTCACA GTCTGACCTGCACCGGTGGATAGCAGCGTTCCCTGACCCCATGAAACCTGATGGGGACAAGGAGGAGGTTGTCTATGAGGACTGGG